In Hemiscyllium ocellatum isolate sHemOce1 chromosome 20, sHemOce1.pat.X.cur, whole genome shotgun sequence, one genomic interval encodes:
- the ints15 gene encoding integrator complex subunit 15 isoform X1 translates to MTDIRHSLLRRDALSAAKELLYHLDIIFSSQLQNVPGPLVDKSTIELVEEFIFQLSKERNIQPKRLSSLQELQLLEIMCSYFQEQNKDAVRQIIFSALFAPQGNKADENRLAMLGKLVSMAIAICRVPILECTALWLQRTHAVFCVRLAKVLTEDYCILVPGSVQTLKRIVHASPRFCCQLITAVTALYDLSTDDLIPPYDLLEMVVSWVYDDPRLTLITFLNSPASLPRGFLELTPLPGLIRWCVLAPLAYRRNHKISSAQSLTNGNSNKMCKEFENDDFKILYSKLHLSVLQVLMILQGHLTEKNLYGRLELIMFDHVDRLVEDINKLVKELNLSNPVKEVELALDRLAQALQVGIASGALLCTRDDLRSICSVLPHNNLLQLVLTGPVQQSPPTTLPPGFYPHIHASSAGYPMYSTHPVQTYMPGMAFSYRPMR, encoded by the exons ATGACTGATATTCGCCATTCTCTTTTGAGGCGGGATGCTTTAAGTGCAGCAAAAGAACTCCTTTACCATTTGGACATCATCTTTAGCAGCCAACTGCAGAATGTACCTGGTCCACTTGTTGACAAGTCCACCATTGAGCTTGTGGAGGAATTTATATTCCAGCTTTCAAAAGAACGTAATATTCAACCAAAA AGGTTGAGCTCATTACAGGagttgcagctgctggagatcatgTGTAGCTATTTCCAAGAACAAAATAAAGATGCAGTTCGACAGATCATTTTCTCTGCGCTGTTTGCTCCTCAGGGTAATAAAGCAGATGAAAACAGATTGGCTATGTTGGGAAAACTTGTATCCATGGCAATAGCAATCTGTCGAGTTCCCATTTTGGAATGTACTGCATTATGGTTGCAG AGAACACATGCAGTATTCTGTGTAAGACTTGCTAAGGTCCTGACTGAGGATTACTGCATTTTGGTACCAGGATCAGTTCAGACCTTAAAACGAATTGTTCATGCCAGCCCTCGATTCTGCTGTCAGTTGATCACTGCAGTTACTGCATTGTATGACCTTTCAACAG ATGACTTAATACCTCCTTATGATCTCCTGGAGATGGTTGTATCTTGGGTGTATGATGATCCACGTCTGACACTGATTACATTTTTGAACAGTCCAGCTAGTCTACCACGTGGTTTTTTGGAACTCACGCCACTTCCAGGCCTGATTCGTTGGTGTGTACTCGCACCTTTGGCCTACAGAAGGAACCACAAAATTTCTTCAGCTCAGTCCTTGACAAATGGCAACAGTAATAAAATGTGCAAGGAGTTTGAAAATGATGACTTCAAAATTCTTTATTCAAAGTTGCATCTGAGTGTTCTTCAGGTCCTTATGATACTTCAGGGCCATTTGACAGAAAAGAACTTGTATGGACGTTTGGAGCTTATCATGTTTGATCATGTAGATCGGCTTGTTGAAGACATTAACAAACTTGTTAAAGAACTCAATCTTTCAAATCCTGTGAAGGAGGTTGAACTTGCATTAGATAGATTAGCTCAAGCCCTACAAGTCGGTATTGCATCAGGAGCACTATTGTGTACTCGAG ATGACTTACGATCAATCTGCTCTGTGCTTCCACATAACAA CTTGCTTCAGTTGGTCCTTACGGGACCAGTACAACAGTCTCCACCTACAACATTGCCACCAGGATTCTATCCACACATCCATGCATCATCTGCTGGATATCCCATGTATTCAACCCATCCAGTGCAGACATATATGCCGGGAATGGCTTTTTCATATAGACCAATGCGATAA
- the ints15 gene encoding integrator complex subunit 15 isoform X2, producing MTDIRHSLLRRDALSAAKELLYHLDIIFSSQLQNVPGPLVDKSTIELVEEFIFQLSKERNIQPKGNKADENRLAMLGKLVSMAIAICRVPILECTALWLQRTHAVFCVRLAKVLTEDYCILVPGSVQTLKRIVHASPRFCCQLITAVTALYDLSTDDLIPPYDLLEMVVSWVYDDPRLTLITFLNSPASLPRGFLELTPLPGLIRWCVLAPLAYRRNHKISSAQSLTNGNSNKMCKEFENDDFKILYSKLHLSVLQVLMILQGHLTEKNLYGRLELIMFDHVDRLVEDINKLVKELNLSNPVKEVELALDRLAQALQVGIASGALLCTRDDLRSICSVLPHNNLLQLVLTGPVQQSPPTTLPPGFYPHIHASSAGYPMYSTHPVQTYMPGMAFSYRPMR from the exons ATGACTGATATTCGCCATTCTCTTTTGAGGCGGGATGCTTTAAGTGCAGCAAAAGAACTCCTTTACCATTTGGACATCATCTTTAGCAGCCAACTGCAGAATGTACCTGGTCCACTTGTTGACAAGTCCACCATTGAGCTTGTGGAGGAATTTATATTCCAGCTTTCAAAAGAACGTAATATTCAACCAAAA GGTAATAAAGCAGATGAAAACAGATTGGCTATGTTGGGAAAACTTGTATCCATGGCAATAGCAATCTGTCGAGTTCCCATTTTGGAATGTACTGCATTATGGTTGCAG AGAACACATGCAGTATTCTGTGTAAGACTTGCTAAGGTCCTGACTGAGGATTACTGCATTTTGGTACCAGGATCAGTTCAGACCTTAAAACGAATTGTTCATGCCAGCCCTCGATTCTGCTGTCAGTTGATCACTGCAGTTACTGCATTGTATGACCTTTCAACAG ATGACTTAATACCTCCTTATGATCTCCTGGAGATGGTTGTATCTTGGGTGTATGATGATCCACGTCTGACACTGATTACATTTTTGAACAGTCCAGCTAGTCTACCACGTGGTTTTTTGGAACTCACGCCACTTCCAGGCCTGATTCGTTGGTGTGTACTCGCACCTTTGGCCTACAGAAGGAACCACAAAATTTCTTCAGCTCAGTCCTTGACAAATGGCAACAGTAATAAAATGTGCAAGGAGTTTGAAAATGATGACTTCAAAATTCTTTATTCAAAGTTGCATCTGAGTGTTCTTCAGGTCCTTATGATACTTCAGGGCCATTTGACAGAAAAGAACTTGTATGGACGTTTGGAGCTTATCATGTTTGATCATGTAGATCGGCTTGTTGAAGACATTAACAAACTTGTTAAAGAACTCAATCTTTCAAATCCTGTGAAGGAGGTTGAACTTGCATTAGATAGATTAGCTCAAGCCCTACAAGTCGGTATTGCATCAGGAGCACTATTGTGTACTCGAG ATGACTTACGATCAATCTGCTCTGTGCTTCCACATAACAA CTTGCTTCAGTTGGTCCTTACGGGACCAGTACAACAGTCTCCACCTACAACATTGCCACCAGGATTCTATCCACACATCCATGCATCATCTGCTGGATATCCCATGTATTCAACCCATCCAGTGCAGACATATATGCCGGGAATGGCTTTTTCATATAGACCAATGCGATAA